A single genomic interval of Calypte anna isolate BGI_N300 chromosome 3, bCalAnn1_v1.p, whole genome shotgun sequence harbors:
- the FUCA2 gene encoding plasma alpha-L-fucosidase isoform X1, protein MSGLPGHTALLLLELLLELPGVLPARPPGSDERPRYEPTWGSLDARPLPAWFDEAKFGVFIHWGVFSVPSFGSEWFWWYWQKEKREPYVKFMETNYPPGFSYGDFGPLFTAEFFDPNQWADILKASGAKYVVLTSKHHEGFTLWGSKYSWNWNAVDVGPKRDLVAELATSVRNRTDLHFGLYHSLFEWFNPLFLEDATNVFKTRKFPTSKSLPELYEIVTKYQPEIIWSDGNGNAPDTYWNSTGFLAWLYNESPVRDTVVTNDRWGAGSICTHGGFYTCSDRYNPGHLLPHKWENCMTIDKKSWGYRRDAQLDDYLTVKDLVKQLVETVSCGGNLLMNIGPTHDGRIAVIFEERLRQMGAWLKVNGEAIYGTKPWRAQNDTVTPNVWYTFSPKEGKVNAIFLNWPVSGTLELGEPQAKLGETQVKLTGYEKLLKWVALRETGIIVALPQLTPEQLPCQWGWTLQLTDIN, encoded by the exons ATGTCGGGCCTGCCCGGCCACACAGCgctgctcctgctggagctgctgctggagctgcccgGGGTTCTGCCGGCGCGGCCGCCGGGCAGCGACGAGCGGCCCCGGTATGAGCCCACCTGGGGCTCGCTGGACGCCCGGCCGCTGCCCGCCTGGTTTGACGAGGCGAAGTTTGGCGTCTTCATCCACTGGGGTGTGTTCTCGGTGCCCAGCTTCGGCAGCGAGTGGTTCTG GTGGTactggcagaaggaaaagagagagccCTATGTGAAATTTATGGAGACAAATTACCCACCTGGGTTCAGTTATGGAGATTTTGGGCCACTCTTCACAGCGGAATTTTTTGATCCCAACCAGTGGGCAGATATTTTGAAGGCTTCAGGTGCAAAATATGTTGTCTTAACTTCAAAACATCATGAAG gctTTACTTTGTGGGGGTCCAAGTATTCTTGGAATTGGAATGCTGTTGATGTGGGACCAAAACGAGATCTTGTGGCTGAACTAGCAACATCTGTTAGAAACAGGACAGACTTGCATTTTGGGTTATATCATTCCCTGTTCGAGTGGTTTAATCCCCTCTTCCTTGAGGATGCCACCAATGTCTTCAAGACAAGAAAGTTTCCAACCAGTAAATCATTACCAGAACTCTATGAAATTGTGACAAAGTACCAACCAGAAATAATTTGGTCTGATGGGAATGGAAATGCACCAGATACTTACTGGAACAGCACTGGTTTCTTGGCTTGGCTGTATAATGAGAG TCCAGTCCGGGACACGGTGGTGACCAATGACCgctggggagctggcagcatCTGTACACACGGCGGCTTCTACACTTGTAGTGACCGATACAACCCCGGGCACCTCCTGCCTCACAAGTGGGAGAACTGTATGACTATTGACAAGAAGTCCTGGGGATACAGGAGGGACGCACAGCTGGATGACTACCTCACAGTCAAGGACTTGGTGAAG caacTTGTAGAAACAGTGTCTTGCGGAGGAAATCTCTTGATGAATATTGGGCCTACTCATGATGGTCGCATCGCTGTTATATTTGAGGAACGCCTAAGGCAGATGGGTGCCTGGCTGAAAGTCAATGGAGAAGCCATCTATGGAACAAAACCATGGAGAGCACAGAATGACACAGTCACACCCAATGTCTG GTACACTTTCAGCCCTAAAGAAGGCAAAGTCAATGCTATCTTCCTTAACTGGCCAGTATCTGGGACTCTGGAACTTGGTGAGCCACAGGCTAAGCTTGGAGAAACACAG GTGAAGCTGACTGGCTACGAGAAACTGCTGAAATGGGTTGCACTCAGAGAAACGGGAATCATTGTAGCTCTACCTCAATTAACACCTGAGCAATTGCCATGTCAGTGGGGCTGGACTTTGCAACTGACAGACATAAACTGA
- the FUCA2 gene encoding plasma alpha-L-fucosidase isoform X2, producing MSGLPGHTALLLLELLLELPGVLPARPPGSDERPRYEPTWGSLDARPLPAWFDEAKFGVFIHWGVFSVPSFGSEWFWWYWQKEKREPYVKFMETNYPPGFSYGDFGPLFTAEFFDPNQWADILKASGAKYVVLTSKHHEGFTLWGSKYSWNWNAVDVGPKRDLVAELATSVRNRTDLHFGLYHSLFEWFNPLFLEDATNVFKTRKFPTSKSLPELYEIVTKYQPEIIWSDGNGNAPDTYWNSTGFLAWLYNESPVRDTVVTNDRWGAGSICTHGGFYTCSDRYNPGHLLPHKWENCMTIDKKSWGYRRDAQLDDYLTVKDLVKQLVETVSCGGNLLMNIGPTHDGRIAVIFEERLRQMGAWLKVNGEAIYGTKPWRAQNDTVTPNVWYTFSPKEGKVNAIFLNWPVSGTLELGEPQAKLGETQ from the exons ATGTCGGGCCTGCCCGGCCACACAGCgctgctcctgctggagctgctgctggagctgcccgGGGTTCTGCCGGCGCGGCCGCCGGGCAGCGACGAGCGGCCCCGGTATGAGCCCACCTGGGGCTCGCTGGACGCCCGGCCGCTGCCCGCCTGGTTTGACGAGGCGAAGTTTGGCGTCTTCATCCACTGGGGTGTGTTCTCGGTGCCCAGCTTCGGCAGCGAGTGGTTCTG GTGGTactggcagaaggaaaagagagagccCTATGTGAAATTTATGGAGACAAATTACCCACCTGGGTTCAGTTATGGAGATTTTGGGCCACTCTTCACAGCGGAATTTTTTGATCCCAACCAGTGGGCAGATATTTTGAAGGCTTCAGGTGCAAAATATGTTGTCTTAACTTCAAAACATCATGAAG gctTTACTTTGTGGGGGTCCAAGTATTCTTGGAATTGGAATGCTGTTGATGTGGGACCAAAACGAGATCTTGTGGCTGAACTAGCAACATCTGTTAGAAACAGGACAGACTTGCATTTTGGGTTATATCATTCCCTGTTCGAGTGGTTTAATCCCCTCTTCCTTGAGGATGCCACCAATGTCTTCAAGACAAGAAAGTTTCCAACCAGTAAATCATTACCAGAACTCTATGAAATTGTGACAAAGTACCAACCAGAAATAATTTGGTCTGATGGGAATGGAAATGCACCAGATACTTACTGGAACAGCACTGGTTTCTTGGCTTGGCTGTATAATGAGAG TCCAGTCCGGGACACGGTGGTGACCAATGACCgctggggagctggcagcatCTGTACACACGGCGGCTTCTACACTTGTAGTGACCGATACAACCCCGGGCACCTCCTGCCTCACAAGTGGGAGAACTGTATGACTATTGACAAGAAGTCCTGGGGATACAGGAGGGACGCACAGCTGGATGACTACCTCACAGTCAAGGACTTGGTGAAG caacTTGTAGAAACAGTGTCTTGCGGAGGAAATCTCTTGATGAATATTGGGCCTACTCATGATGGTCGCATCGCTGTTATATTTGAGGAACGCCTAAGGCAGATGGGTGCCTGGCTGAAAGTCAATGGAGAAGCCATCTATGGAACAAAACCATGGAGAGCACAGAATGACACAGTCACACCCAATGTCTG GTACACTTTCAGCCCTAAAGAAGGCAAAGTCAATGCTATCTTCCTTAACTGGCCAGTATCTGGGACTCTGGAACTTGGTGAGCCACAGGCTAAGCTTGGAGAAACACAG tGA
- the PEX3 gene encoding peroxisomal biogenesis factor 3: MLRSLWSFLKRHKKKCLVLGTFLGGVYLLGKYGQKKIREIQEREAAEYIAQARRQYHFESNQRTCNMTVLSMLPTLRDALMHQLNSESLTSLLKNRPANKLEIWEDLKIISFTRSIVAVYSTCMLVVLLRVQLNIIGGYIYLDNAALCKNGTTPLAPPEVQQQYLSSIQHLLGDGLTELITIVKQAVHKVFGSISLKHTLSLLELEQKLKDIREVVEHKDSDQIVSYSPLCHYLMPDEENPLATQAYGLTERDVATIKLLNETRDMLESPDFSTVLSTCLNRGFSRLLDNMAEFFRPTEQDLSQNGSVNSLSSVSLPLAKIIPIINGQIHSVCSETPSHFVQDLLMMEQVKDFAANVYEAFSTPQQLEK, encoded by the exons ATGCTTCGGTCCCTCTGGAGTTTCCTCAAGCGGCACAAGAAGAAATGCCTCGTCCTCGGCACCTTCCTCGGCG GAGTCTATTTACTGGGAAAATATGggcagaagaaaatcagagaaatcCAGGAACGAGAGGCAGCTGAATACATCGCCCAGGCACGAAGGCAGTATCATTTTGAAAGTAATCAAAGGACATGCAACATGACAG TGCTGTCAATGCTTCCAACATTGAGGGATGCCTTAATGCATCAATTAAATTCTGAAAGTCTCacatctcttcttaaaaatag GCCAGCAAACAAGTTAGAAATATGGGAGGATTTAAAGATAATAA GTTTCACAAGAAGCATTGTAGCTGTATATAGTACCTGTATGCTAGTAGTTCTTTTGCGAGTCCAGCTAAATATTATTGGCGGTTACATCTACCTAGATAATGCTGCACTCTGCAAAAACGGCACA ACACCACTGGCTCCCCCTGAAGTTCAGCAGCAATACTTATCAAGTATTCAGCATCTTTTAGGAGATG GCCTGACTGAGTTAATAACTATTGTTAAACAAGCTGTGCATAAAGTTTTTGGAAG TATTTCCCTTAAGCACACCCTATCTCTTCTGGAGCTGGAACAGAAACTTAAAGATATCAGGGAAGTAGTGGAACACAAAGATTCAGATCAGATTGTGTCTTACTCTCCCTTATGCCATTATTTGATGCCAGATGAAGAAAACCCCTTGGCTACCCAG GCCTATGGACTCACAGAGAGAGATGTTGCTACAATTAAATTACTTAATGAAACCAGAGATATGCTGGAAAG tccagACTTCAGTACAGTTTTAAGCACGTGTTTGAATAGAGGATTCAGTCGGCTGCTGGACAATATGGCAGAGTTTTTTAGACCTACTGAACAGGACCTCTCTCAGAATGGCTCTGTAAATAG TCTCTCCAGTGTCAGTCTTCCTTTAGCCAAGATAATTCCAATAATAAATGGACAAATCCATTCAGTATGCAGTGAAACACCCAGTCACTTTGTTCAG gaCCTGTTGATGATGGAACAAGTGAAAGATTTTGCTGCTAATGTTTATGAAGCTTTTAGTACCCCTCAGCAACTAGAGAAATGA